In one window of Arachis ipaensis cultivar K30076 chromosome B06, Araip1.1, whole genome shotgun sequence DNA:
- the LOC107605206 gene encoding amino acid permease 6 isoform X1: MATASEKNSMYIETPEAFGDAGKNFDDDGRIKRSGTWITASAHIITAVIGSGVLSLAWAIAQMGWIAGPAVLFAFSFITYFTSTLLADCYRTPDPVHGKRNYTYSHVVKASLGGRKFQLCGLAQYINLVGVTIGYTITASISMVAVKRSNCFHKHGHEDKCYISNNPFMIIFACIQIVLSQIPNFHKLSWLSIVAAVMSFAYSSIGLGLSIAKVAGGSNHVRTSLTGVEVGVDVTATEKVWRMFQAIGDIAFAYAFSNVLIEIQDTLKSSPPENRVMKRASLIGILTTTLFYVLCGTLGYAAFGNDAPGNFLTGFGFYEPFWLIDFANICIAIHLIGAGVRATHIRIRRELKQIKMARKQNHKHRAFFERSRFGKLKRELVQSCMENNLRHNHSSGSYDVPILQ, translated from the exons ATGGCAACTGCATCTGAGAAGAACAGCATGTATATAGAAACACCGGAAGCTTTTGGAGATGCAGGCAAAAACTTTGATGACGACGGACGAATTAAAAGATCAG GGACATGGATAACGGCGAGCGCGCACATAATAACAGCAGTGATTGGATCTGGAGTTCTGTCGCTTGCATGGGCGATAGCGCAGATGGGTTGGATAGCCGGTCCGGCGGTGCTGTTTGCGTTTTCTTTCATAACATATTTTACTTCCACTCTTCTTGCTGATTGCTATCGCACCCCAGACCCTGTTCATGGCAAACGCAACTACACTTACTCTCATGTTGTCAAAGCTTCCTTAG GAGGAAGGAAATTTCAGTTATGTGGATTGGCTCAATACATAAACCTTGTAGGCGTAACCATTGGCTACACTATAACTGCATCAATTAGTATGGT GGCGGTAAAAAGATCGAATTGCTTTCACAAACATGGACATGAAGACAAGTGCTACATATCAAACAACCCTTTTATGATAATTTTTGCGTGCATACAAATTGTTCTTAGCCAAATACCGAACTTCCATAAGCTCTCATGGCTCTCCATCGTTGCAGCAGTTATGTCCTTCGCTTATTCTTCAATCGGCCTCGGCCTCTCTATAGCCAAAGTCGCAG GTGGTAGTAATCATGTACGGACATCGCTAACAGGGGTGGAAGTTGGGGTGGATGTTACAGCAACAGAGAAGGTTTGGAGGATGTTTCAGGCTATCGGTGACATTGCCTTCGCTTATGCTTTTTCCAATGTGCTTATTGAGATACAG GATACCCTGAAATCAAGTCCTCCGGAGAACAGAGTAATGAAGAGAGCAAGTTTGATTGGCATTTTAACAACAACACTATTCTATGTGCTATGTGGGACCTTAGGTTATGCAGCATTTGGAAATGATGCTCCAGGAAATTTCCTCACTGGCTTCGGTTTCTATGAGCCCTTTTGGCTAATTGACTTTGCCAATATCTGCATAGCTATTCatctaattg GGGCAGGTGTTCGTGCAACCCATATTCGGATTCGTAGAGAACTCAAGCAAATCAAGATGGCCAGAAAGCAAAATCATAAACACAGAGCATTCTTTGAACGTTCCCGTTTTGGGAAGCTTAAACGTGAACTTGTTCAGAGTTGTATGGAGAACAACCTACGTCATAATCACAGCAGTGGTAGCTATGATGTTCCCATTCTTCAATGA
- the LOC107605206 gene encoding amino acid permease 6 isoform X2: MATASEKNSMYIETPEAFGDAGKNFDDDGRIKRSGTWITASAHIITAVIGSGVLSLAWAIAQMGWIAGPAVLFAFSFITYFTSTLLADCYRTPDPVHGKRNYTYSHVVKASLGGRKFQLCGLAQYINLVGVTIGYTITASISMVAVKRSNCFHKHGHEDKCYISNNPFMIIFACIQIVLSQIPNFHKLSWLSIVAAVMSFAYSSIGLGLSIAKVAGGSNHVRTSLTGVEVGVDVTATEKVWRMFQAIGDIAFAYAFSNVLIEIQDTLKSSPPENRVMKRASLIGILTTTLFYVLCGTLGYAAFGNDAPGNFLTGFGFYEPFWLIDFANICIAIHLIDFWQVFVQPIFGFVENSSKSRWPESKIINTEHSLNVPVLGSLNVNLFRVVWRTTYVIITAVVAMMFPFFNDFLGLIGSLSFWPLTVYFPIEMYIKQSKMERFSFTWVWLKILSWVCLIVSIISAVGSIQGLAQDLKKYQPFKPQQ; this comes from the exons ATGGCAACTGCATCTGAGAAGAACAGCATGTATATAGAAACACCGGAAGCTTTTGGAGATGCAGGCAAAAACTTTGATGACGACGGACGAATTAAAAGATCAG GGACATGGATAACGGCGAGCGCGCACATAATAACAGCAGTGATTGGATCTGGAGTTCTGTCGCTTGCATGGGCGATAGCGCAGATGGGTTGGATAGCCGGTCCGGCGGTGCTGTTTGCGTTTTCTTTCATAACATATTTTACTTCCACTCTTCTTGCTGATTGCTATCGCACCCCAGACCCTGTTCATGGCAAACGCAACTACACTTACTCTCATGTTGTCAAAGCTTCCTTAG GAGGAAGGAAATTTCAGTTATGTGGATTGGCTCAATACATAAACCTTGTAGGCGTAACCATTGGCTACACTATAACTGCATCAATTAGTATGGT GGCGGTAAAAAGATCGAATTGCTTTCACAAACATGGACATGAAGACAAGTGCTACATATCAAACAACCCTTTTATGATAATTTTTGCGTGCATACAAATTGTTCTTAGCCAAATACCGAACTTCCATAAGCTCTCATGGCTCTCCATCGTTGCAGCAGTTATGTCCTTCGCTTATTCTTCAATCGGCCTCGGCCTCTCTATAGCCAAAGTCGCAG GTGGTAGTAATCATGTACGGACATCGCTAACAGGGGTGGAAGTTGGGGTGGATGTTACAGCAACAGAGAAGGTTTGGAGGATGTTTCAGGCTATCGGTGACATTGCCTTCGCTTATGCTTTTTCCAATGTGCTTATTGAGATACAG GATACCCTGAAATCAAGTCCTCCGGAGAACAGAGTAATGAAGAGAGCAAGTTTGATTGGCATTTTAACAACAACACTATTCTATGTGCTATGTGGGACCTTAGGTTATGCAGCATTTGGAAATGATGCTCCAGGAAATTTCCTCACTGGCTTCGGTTTCTATGAGCCCTTTTGGCTAATTGACTTTGCCAATATCTGCATAGCTATTCatctaattgattttt GGCAGGTGTTCGTGCAACCCATATTCGGATTCGTAGAGAACTCAAGCAAATCAAGATGGCCAGAAAGCAAAATCATAAACACAGAGCATTCTTTGAACGTTCCCGTTTTGGGAAGCTTAAACGTGAACTTGTTCAGAGTTGTATGGAGAACAACCTACGTCATAATCACAGCAGTGGTAGCTATGATGTTCCCATTCTTCAATGACTTCTTGGGCCTCATTGGATCACTCTCTTTCTGGCCATTAACCGTTTACTTTCCAATTGAGATGTACATTAAGCAGTCAAAGATGGAGAGGTTTTCCTTCACTTGGGTTTGGCTCAAGATCCTGAGTTGGGTTTGCTTGATTGTTTCTATTATCTCCGCTGTTGGTTCCATCCAAGGCCTTGCTCAAGATCTCAAGAAATACCAGCCATTCAAACCACAGCAATAA